The proteins below are encoded in one region of Methanofollis aquaemaris:
- a CDS encoding FHA domain-containing protein, producing the protein MTESDRTLLSGADPDFLEELSDYLDVLGNPVRLRILQLVAGGSKDARSLSRAVGTSYENTRKHLDRLLLAGLVTKEAGLSGETATGVHPVWKYALVPGGLERVVQNLALFGNLGIAADTHGVSLRLREMRDQVSSTFFGNVSLLLVVGGPEDGTVFPLEGRRYALGREDPAGAGAGVEAIALSPAYTAVTRVSRPHCRLVAAGEAWQIEDCESTGGTQVNAVPLRRHERRLLEDGDIIDLARGPQGARLLFTVPPSGQKSDHQA; encoded by the coding sequence ATGACGGAGAGCGACCGCACCCTTCTCTCAGGCGCCGATCCCGACTTCCTCGAGGAACTCTCCGATTACCTCGACGTCCTCGGGAACCCGGTCCGCCTGCGGATCCTGCAACTCGTCGCCGGGGGGTCGAAGGACGCCCGGTCGCTTTCCCGTGCGGTCGGGACCAGTTACGAGAATACCAGGAAACATCTCGACCGTCTTCTTCTTGCCGGCCTGGTCACGAAAGAGGCCGGGCTCTCGGGCGAGACGGCGACCGGGGTGCATCCGGTCTGGAAGTATGCCCTGGTCCCCGGCGGGCTCGAACGGGTGGTCCAGAACCTCGCCCTCTTCGGGAACCTCGGGATCGCGGCGGACACTCACGGGGTCTCGCTCAGGCTGCGGGAGATGAGAGACCAGGTCTCTTCGACGTTCTTCGGGAACGTGTCTCTTCTCCTCGTTGTCGGCGGGCCTGAAGACGGAACGGTCTTCCCCCTTGAGGGGCGCCGGTATGCCCTCGGAAGAGAAGACCCCGCGGGTGCCGGCGCCGGTGTCGAGGCGATCGCTCTCTCTCCGGCCTACACCGCGGTCACCCGCGTCTCCCGTCCGCACTGCCGCCTTGTGGCGGCCGGAGAGGCATGGCAGATCGAGGACTGCGAGAGCACCGGCGGCACCCAGGTGAACGCCGTACCACTCCGCCGGCACGAACGTCGCCTTCTTGAGGACGGCGACATCATCGACCTCGCCCGCGGTCCGCAGGGGGCCCGCCTCCTCTTCACCGTCCCGCCGTCCGGGCAGAAGAGCGATCATCAGGCTTGA